The stretch of DNA TAAAATCCGCCCGGTTCTCCCCCTGTCCGTTTAGGCAAAGCGACCAAAAATGGCCCACGCGCAGTCGGCCGGCCAGAGGCCATAGCCCGCCACGTCCGCACGCCACCCTCCAAATCCCCATGCCGACCGCATCCTCCTCCCAGAGATGCCGCCACTACCCCTCTCCTTTTAACGTCTAAACCCCACCCCCGCAGCGGCCACCGCTCCAGtactctcccctcccctcgcctccgccgatgGCGTCCCAccttctcctccgcctccccgcccCTCCGCCGCGGGCTCTCGTCCTGCGGCTCCCGCGCCTGCGCGTGCCCTCGCCACCGAGCAGCGCGGCCCCCTCGGCTCCGCTGCTGCTCGGGGCCCGCGTCATCCTCTCCTCGGCCTCTGCCATCCAGCCGGCCCGGGCGAGGGGGTCCTCGATCGGCGGCGCTGGGGAGGAGGACtcggacggcgaggcggacggGGGCCCGCCCCTCGTTGGGGAGGACTCGGCGGTGTTCCGGCTGGGCGACCAGCGGGTGGCGTCGTGGGTCTACTTCAGCGGGATACTCGCCGTCGTGCTGTGGGGGCTCAACGTTCTCTGGATCGACCCGGCCACCGGGGTCGGGACTAGGTTCCTCGAGGCGGTCGCCGCGGTCTCCGACAGCCACGAGGTGCGCCgcaactatattttttttttccttctcccttTCCGTTGCTTGGTGCCGATAATTTCATCTCTGAGTACTATTGTGCATTGCGTACCAATTACAGATGTGATGATTTGGGTATGATTCTGTTGCAGTTGTTAGGATTTATCGGAGTGGTTAATTTCCTTCTTTTAGCCAAACCTAATTTGGCCTTGGTATATAGCTCATGTATGTGATGCTTCAGCTTTATCGTATAAGGGAACTTCTGTTCTGTTAAGGATTCAATTGGTATCTCAGTAATTGGAGGTAGGAACCAGGAGTTTGGAGGAATAGGGAAATGAGGAAGATGAAGAATTGAGGTTCTAGATGGTTTCCTTGTTAGTTCAACCATGCCAGCAAAGCTTGGGTAGAATTTatatggggtgattgtttgtctttttgagggtatatttgcaaacaaaaaaaattataaataaaatttttatatatgtattcttagcgatctaaaatctaagactagaaaataaactacggtcagaaaccctcaaaatcaactccaaattgaaggttgaaattcaaattttggcttataagcataagcagaagcgaaaagatggagtgATAGTCTCACGGCTACACAATACTTTGGGCTGTATGCTAGTGCTGAACCGTATCGCACAGCCCAGTCACTCTTCGGATACTTGTTACTGGGCCTTCGAGCCCAATTTCGAGCTTCTGGCCCACAGACCAGTTTGCTGACAAGTGACAACTTCCCTTCTATGTGAAGCTAATGTAGCTACTAAATTAGGAAGGACTAAACATGCACGTTTCAGGAAACTTTGTTCATGGCAGAAGAAGGAAACGATTGTGCATTGCATGTACATAGTTTGATGCTTGCCAATGAAACAATTGAATGTGATATTGATTTCTCATGTGTCCAAGTTTAGGGCAACACAATTAGAATTTGGACCAAATAAGAGTAATTAGGCTTCATGCATGTGAAACTGAATGCTCCCTTCCTATATACTTACAAAAATCTATAAAGTGGGTATAATAGAACTCCTAAGATGTATAACGGAAACTTTAATCTTTTGAAACCATAATTATGGACAAGGAAAGAGTCAAAGCTGTGATTACCGGGAAATATTTTCAATGATTTAAGGCTGTAAATTTCAATAATAACTTCAAAGCCCTTCTTTGTGGGTTGGAAATGCTTGGTCAGCTGTCAGTTACACGTGCTGGGGAAGATAATTCTAGTTAACAGTTTATTATACCTATTGACTTGATTTGAAGTACTGCAGAAGGTTGGCCTGTTCATTAACCTATTGATAATTCACAAAACTTGGGGCTAAACTACAATTTTCTTCCCTATTTATTTTCCTGACTGTGAGGATAATTCAGTGTCCGACTTTAATAAAGTGCTCTATATTTTCAGGTAAAGTAGCCTCTAAAGAATCAATAGCAAGTATATTTGCAAAGCTCTGTACAGGACTATGCACCTATAATTCCAAAAAAGTGTGTTGGTGTCGAATGACGTGTCCGATACCGATACGTCTCGGATACACGTCGGCCAAGTATCGGAAAATTAAACAACAAAGTTAACTAATTTAATTATCCGATAGACCGATACACCGCCGACACATCTCCGACACATATGTGACACGTTCAACCGATTAAGCCACATGCTAAACTTGGGAGTTGGGAAGAGTCCATTGTGAAAACACATTGATATTTTAGACAGGGGTGGTGTAGACCGAGGGAATGTCACATGGAGGTGCAAGTATTGCAACCATGTTGGCTTTAGTATCTATAGACTTACTGAAAAGCTACATTTTCCTTACTTGCAgtacattattatttttatttttgtgacaaACAATTgagaatttggaaaaaaaatgcgtATGTACtatgtttattaaaaatatgtagcTGTGTTGCAGAAAATGGTGAATCCCCATGTCCATGTCGGGATGTATCGTTTCGATGTATCCGTCAATTCATGCCCATGCATCATAGGGAGGGATATTCATCATTTTCCTATCGCACCATTGGCAAAAACAAAACTTAGGATAGTTCATTCTGTTGACATATGGGGACTAGGCTCACAATAACATAATAACAGCTCATAACGGCTCACAATAATCACAGCTCATAACTGATGGCATTATGGGCACGGATTATTGTGAGCATGCTGAAATTATTCTCTTTTCAGATTAAGTATCTAGGTTCCATTCAACATGCTGAAATTTAGAACTGATAAGCGGATAACATGGGGAGGGATGTGCAGAGTAGTACAAAAATAATGGACATCTCAGAAGCATGTGACTTCATTATCTTGTATAGATAAAATACTGTAGTATTACTATCTAACATGTTTGGGTACAGTCAACATTTTTTTGCTTGAAATGTCATTGAAAATcaattacatatttagattTGGCAGTCAGTGTTCTAGCATTTTGCTTTACAGTTCTTTTTTGTGTCTTTTATCAGTGGTTTAACATACAGTTGACATCTTGTATGGTACTTTGGTAATGCTCTCAAGTACTACATACTACATGTATCTATTGTATAACGTTTTTCAAATGGATAGATATGATTACTAATGGACTTGTGGTTGCAGGTCACTATGCTTCTGCTTACCATCATTTTTGCTATCGTCCATAGCGGTATGGCAAGCTTACGTGAAAATGGTGAGAGAATGGTGGGGGCACGAGCTTACCGTGTAATGTTTGCTGCAATCTCACTGCCTTTAGCAGTTAGTACTGTTGTAAGTTATTGACAAaccttcttcctttcttttcctatGGAAAATTAGTGCTTCAATGCCTAAGCTTTTCTGTACCTTATAACATTGTCCTTTCTTGTAggtctattttataaatcaTCGGTATGATGGTATTCAGCTATGGCAAGTTCAGGGTATTTCAGGCATTCATGAGCTTGTTTGGATCTCATCTTtcatctctttcttctttctgtATCCATCTACTTTCAATCTATTAGAAGTGGCAGCTGTGGACAAGCCAAAGTTCCACATGTGGGAAACTGGAATAATGCGCATTACCAGACATCCACAGGTAACTCCTAGAATTATCAGCCTATGTTGTCTATCCTTGCATTATGTTTTCACTTATGATGtacaatatgttttttctttatggCATTCTAGTTATCAGTTATCTTGTAGATGGTTGGACAGGTAATTTGGTGCTTAGTCCACACATTGTGGATTGGCAACTCAGTAGCAGTTGCAGCCTCCGTTGGATTAATTGGTCACCATCTGTTTGGCGTTTGGAATGGTGATAAGAGGCTGGCATTACGCTATGGTGAAGCCTTTGAAATTCTGAAAAACAGAACAAGTGTTGTGCCTTTTGCTGCAATCATTGATGGAAGACAGAAACTACCCAAAGATTATTACAAGGAGTTCATTCGGTTACCATATATCGCAATCACTGCATTAACTTTGGGAGCATACTTTGCCCATCCCTTAATGCAAGCATCCAGCTACAAGCTTCCTTGGTGATTGATGTACATATAACATCCCGATCATTGCAAACAATGTCCACAAAAGAACACACGATACAGAAATAGTGATTATGCAATATGTACTTTGATAGACATGATGAACTTGCACTCGTTATTGTAACGCTGGCCTGCTCACACTTCTTGTGGCTAACAAAAGAGTACCCAGGTTGATGTATATGAGAGTTCCAAGCATTCAAGATGTAGATGACCGGTTACTGTGCTTCAGAAAACATTTTACTGTGCATATGGAGAAAATTGTGGAAACTATTGGATATTGTGTGGGATTTTCCAGTTAACACTTTTTGGAGGATTAACTGCAAGAAGGTTGTAATCTTTAGGTTAATACTAATTTGCACTGGGTTTAATTTGGGTGATCAATGTTGACAAGTTGTACGGCATTGCTGGACCCTGAGATACTAATGTTGTGTCTTGTTTCTGAGGATTGGATGGGTGGGTTAGGCCCATCATTGTTATTTCAGATATGACGGTTCTGCTTGTTTGTTTGGGGAATAAGTTTACCTGAGGTATCTCAACTTAACATCGAGTTCGTCTAAGGTCACTTTAACTCTAAAATCATAAATGTGTACCTCTAAACTTACATAAACGTTTATAAACGTTTAGAAAGAGTCCCTCGGCAGTATGGACTTAATTTTTATCCGATTTTGTTGACGTGACATACAGCTGGTCCTAaatgtcagttttttttctctttcttttctccactctctcttctctcctctcttgaGCTAGGCCGTAGGCGGCGACAGGTCGGCGCGGGCTGGAGGGAGGAGCCGCGCGGCGGTGACTTGCGATGGCCGGGGCATGGGCAATGTCTTGCGACGCCGATGCGGGTGGTGGCcggtgttgacgtcaaaatgtgatccgatgatgtgtcacacacgaagtcCTGAGAGTCATTTCTCTGAATGCTCTAGTGCAGGatataaattcttagaagatgtggacgtgccagtcagtttgatcctacaactaacaagatgaagaataaaacaagtcgatcATCTGTCGAGCTGAATGGTAATTAAATGTCCAGCCGATCGTATGTTGGTTTAGCAGCATTTAGCCGATAGACTGAGCAATCGGTTGTAAAAAACTTGAATCGGCTAgcaacttgatagaaataaacttgaattaaatattagatcaacgtaatccgccaagttacttagtTGATCGGACGAGCCCTATAACCAAATCGAAcacatacatagatcggacttaaccaagacagtatgcagtcgagcacgatataattataggaaacatgaagatcgataaggctaataaataaaccgttgagttacttggaataattaaataaacaatgaattttTGCTGcaatcggctaaaaccaatttgcgtGTAATTCTCTCGAGCCGATGCTAATATAAATAACTTCCGATCTAAATAGATCAAACCGATTgatgtaaaaataatgtagTAAGCAATCGGCttctctattgatgtaaatatgataagcatgtagatcagcAAAAACCATCGGCTACAGACGGCGGACAAacgatcaagatctataaaatatctagcccagattgctaagaataatcatataagatcggacctaaccgagacagttcaagattacgcctagcaatatCAGACTAAATACTAAACATATCTATATTGCTATTGaaccaatgagccgatgactgataacttatcggctggtactccgataaaacgaTGAGCAgaatacattgatctgatataaaccatctgataaacgcaatctactagatcagaccgaaccgagacaatattaaattaaatatgtcaAATCTACATAGATCACCCAAAATAGTCGATCAGATCAATTCAAGATACCGAAATAACTCAAgctaaaactgatacgataactagcaatcgcacaatcatattagaagatcggactgaaccaagACAACTCTAATCTAGCGATACGATAACCTTGGCCggtggaacgtaggacttacccatccgccggagatcgagacgatgcaaccccgcgtcaggtgccaagtttcgccggtgttgaaacctcggttaggagggtggcgatgcgccaaaagtaattgatctaattatgatgtagatgatttacaatgaccccgtgcatacatatttataccctcgggcgGACAGTAGTCCGTGCTGGACACGCCATACAACTATTAATagataacaaactctatctctaatacgaCACACgtctcctaatagataaaaataaaaaattaaccatttgtcACTTTTATCCATGTAATTAATATCacgtgtatatgacatgtggctGGTAGCAGCTGGGGCGTAGGTAGCGACGGCAGGTTACAGCTattgggcggcggcgtgaaGCGATGGCGCGGGCTTGCGGCAGAGCCACACGACGGATTAGGGTGCAAACGACGTTGGTGGGGGCCGGCGGGATgggctggcggcggcagccaATAGGCTGGGGGCtagaggtggcggcggcggcatacGGGCTGGGGCGTGGGCGATGGGCGACGGCTGGGGTCGGCGGGCTAGGGTGCGGGTGGCTGGCGGCGGTAGCCAACAGGCCGGGGGCGAGAGGCGACAATGGCCTGCAGACGCGAGCGGGGGTGGGGGCCGGGGCGCGGGCGGGGGTGGGGACCGGGGCGCGGACAACCGCGTTGTGTTCGCGCAGTCGCTAGAGACTGCGACGACCTCCTCTCCGGCTGCGCCTAAAGCATCCTGCCCCCGGCCCCTTTCCTCTCCAACTACGATGACCACGCAGTGCAAGTTGCGTGGCCAGGCACCGTGTGCGCCAACACGTATGCCGTGTCGCTGCAAGTGGGCTGCTAACCTGCCACGTGCAGTATGACGCCGCTGACATCATCGGCCGTGCTGACACCTCCATGACGTACCGAAAGTGTAGCTCTTGCACGAGCCATGGCGACGCGTTCCTGAGCAGCCGTGACGGCGTCCTCGGGGAGCTGCAAGCCGTGACGGGCTACAAGCTTAGCACCTCCGGCACAGTGCATGGATGGCGCGAGTTTGACCTGCGCGACGACGACCCGCTCACCTACTCCATCGACCGCGCGGATGCCCGAGCGCGGGGTGACCACTGTCTTCTCTGTCGTGCCCTAGCCTAAGAGAGAAgcccaagagaggagagagaagccAGACCGgtagaaaagaaaggagaaaaaaagaaaaaatatcctAGCATGTGGGACCTATCATATGCCATGTCATTAAAACCGGGCAAAGATTGAGTCAATATTGTCGAGTAGTCTTTTTTTAACGGTTCATGCGGGTTTAATGGAACACATTTCTAATTTTAGGGTTAAGAGACCTGAAACAGATTTGACGGTAAGTTGAGTGATCTCATGTGGACttatttctttgtttggtCGAAGGGATTGGTTGGCTGTTGTTTTTTTAGGTAAAAGGAACGTGGAGGAAtacccttctctaaaaaaaattaggatggATAACGTTTGTCCACCTCTTAAACCCCACGTTTGGTCCAAGTGGTGGTTGGTGATAATTCTGAGCGCCGGCGTGAGTAGGACTGTAGGAGTTGCGGCAGGGGTAGAGGAGCTGTGCTTGAGCAATAAGCAGGAGGTGTTGAGGAGCTACGGGTGATGGCAGTAGTGTTGTGAGCTGGACCGAGGAGGCTTTAAGCATGGTTTGCCGGATTCGTGTGGGTTgtgttggatctaacaatagaggagtttttttagataagaGTATTTTTATCCGGTCTTTATCTCTACTCGAATATATGcaactttttttctatttcggGAACTTAGCCCAAGTATGGGGACAGCCCATCAAATACCCAATTTGAAATTCATGCTTCGATGAGGATTTAAACTCAGAACCTTGAGTGCTATTTAAGTCATTgcaaccactaggctacatgcCCTTTCACGACAATAGAGGAGTTGTGGGTGCGGAGGACCTTGGCTGGCGGCGGGTTCACGCGTGAAGGAGCTTGCCTAGTGCGCACAAAGGAGCTCCTCATCCTCATCTCCTTCCTCACGATGAGCTCGTGTGGAGGACCGGGCACCGGTCACGAATAGGAGTGGACAGAATACTCATAGCTTGCTAGCTTGCTCGGCTCGTGGTGGGCTCGAGTCAactcagctcggctcgttgACAAATGGTAACGAGCTGAGCCAAGGATTTAGCTCGTTAGctataacgagccagctcgagcttgcTTGCAAGCTGCTCACAAGCTTAACGAGCTAAAGAAAATTCAACGACCCAACCAATAAGCCCTTTCGTCAAGTTGGCCTAACAAAAGTCCATTCTcaaactctaaaattcctaaTGAGTTGTGTCTCTTGACTGCTTGCCGCAAGATTGCAAGAAGCTTGCAGCCGCTAGTGCAACAACCAAGCAGCAAGCAGCTGCCAGCCAGCAAGCAAGCGGCCACGCACACACTAGGCAACGCAGCCACAAGCAGCAAGCTCacacgtcggcgacgccgcaCGCACTACACGCCGCAACTCGCAAGCAGCAAGGAGGCAACAGCCAAGAACACACACTCGTCGGCCGCCGCACGCTGCCGTAAGCAGCAAGCCCCATCCCttcgccgccccgccgtcgtTGGCTCACCGTGTTCACTCAATGACATCGGCGTTGGCGCCCATCCTCGCTGCACGGCCTCCCTGGAAATCCCTCGCGGTCACGATTGCGGCGCCGCGGTGCCGCTCCATCTGGCCATCCCCTTGCTCGTCCAGCCGTCGCCGACAACTCCATTATTCTCTCGACGGCTTGCGAGCTAAACGAGCTAGCTCCAGCTGACTATCGAGTCAGCCTTCTAACTCATTAGTATAACAAGCCGAGCTGAGCTAGCTCGGTATGCTAACGGCTCAATATCCATCCCTAGTCACGAGTGGAGAAACGGTGATCATAAGTTTTACGAGCAAAGAAATGCCTCACACCATGCCTCCCATATAGATGGGTTGAAGTGgtctagtttgtttttcatgaGTTGGACCTACGATCTAAGGGGAATGTTTCTCTTTTAGATTCAACCCATCCCCAAACCAAAAAGGGTAAAAACTGGGTTGTTCTGTACCAAGCCATCCCAACTTTGCAAACCAAATACACCCTAAAAAAGATAGTGATCAATCGATTGCAATTTCTAGAAAATTTAGAATGCATCAATTGATTGATCAATAACCTTGGACCAAAGCATGGAGGAGCACCGATTAGGGTTTTGGAGTTGAAGGTAGTGAGAGGGGCAGGGGCAGCGAGAGCAGCTTTAGAGGGATGGCTAGGGTGGTGGAAAACCGACAATGGGCAACGAGGCGTCCACTATGGCATCAGAATCACAGGATGGAAGAGGGTGGTGGTCCGCCGTCGGATATAGGGCATCAGATATAGTGATCTACCGTGGTTAGGAGGAATTTTATAGCCATATGTGTTCCATCCACCATACTATTAAGACATGTGTATACTAAAGATGCACTAAATAAAAATCTTTTAAGACGTGCGTATGACTCCTTAATACAATCTAATTGGAATCTATCTtccaattcatataaaatgAAGTATTTAGACAAATTCTTGTAATCCTAATGAACAACATATCTTAACAACCTAATAGAAATCCACTGGAAATTACAAGTCAGGTAAAAGGAAAACTTAAtgataatatgaaatttaaaaatctaattatgtgtataatgattatttttataaatttctaaaactcGATATGTCAGAACCTCACCAATTTTAGTCTACACGGTTTGGCATTTGTGCTATGTCTAGACAACTCATCAGAACTTCATATGGTTTCTAAAAATCAAGATTGAAACACACCTTATGTGGTAGCCAAAAGGAAGTTGACTGTGTATGAACATCATGTGGTTTTCAGTAAGAATACACATGAACAACCCCGCACACACCTAGTAggaagaatagaaaaaaatattgtgtagATAATTCTCAGATCTTGTGACATCTTAAGTGTGTATAAAATCAATCCCACACAATCTCTGTTGTATTTCTCGTCAACTTTCATGTTTTTAGCCATCTCCGTGAAGCATAGGAGCACTTctcaaagtatatatatttatattttatgagaaatttctaatacatatatataatttatctatatatatatatataatatatgtgtgtgtgataGTGAAGGATGTACAGTAGATTTCGGTCATTCAATTAATATAGAtgattgtcacgcccagaaatttacaccaaatttctgaacaatagcatgtattaaatctcggtccaggaatcagcccgagtacacactataacaaatcaatacacagttctacgacttaaaaacaaataaaaaaataatctatcgaaatgcagcagaaaagaaaaacaagactagaccatctaatcttcagcttcagctggcgatgatggctccacaccacagacaTCCTTGACGATGGATTGAACCTCACTttaaccttgggaacaaccttcttctgacttctgcCTCAGGCTCTAGcactttctctggtggggggaaaattaagcaaggctgagtacaaaccaccgtactcaacaagtaacacccaagagagggggAATAATAAATGGAATTTgatatcaaggataggctaaggttgaattgcacaaagctgcagtaatttagcaaaataggtaaatagaatagactgaataaaaagtaaagtaaacatttaaaataatcatccactgtccaacgttacaccacgttgcaacaggctcAAACCACTATctagcgttacaccacactgcaacagggtcaaccttctgcccaacgttaaaccacgttacgacagacccaaaccactgcccaatgttacaccacattgcagggtcaaaccagttccaagattcatcgagttattaatggttcaactaatcccagtgaatctgtcagttcgcccaataaccgcggacacggctattcgaatagttttactctacagaggtgtacaactttacccacaagacatggctcccaagcatgttaccatgccccaacgtatcaccatgatacctcagtatggaaaccattataagacctttcacctaaccatccctagacaatcgcaccacactttaggttttgccccctcctttacaccaagtcgggcagccccctcttgtgcctaggtgaatccggaagcagtagAGGCCATTGTTACATCACGAtgtcccgtccatactccatcacgtctACCCTTGCATCGGtatgtcgaatagggacaagctagactacaagtctcaccgttgcccattctggctcgTGGTTAGTACGTGCAAGACTTCTAGGATTTCCTGagaaccagtccttaattgccatgggcgcgactctcaaaaccatgcacccactgcccaccataagcaatattttagttgtcattaatccacatcgggaaatgaataatgatcataaccattaaaggtctatcaaagtctaatcaataattaaataataattggtgagctagttgaactaagtaTGGCTAAGTATTTCCTAaacctatttctagtcaaattaacccagggatgacaataataatatttggggaatcaacgggtataaataaaggtaattgccccttcataaataaaataaatttgcataaaacaatgcatgtttgaaactttgaatttaaagcggggaattttataaacatgggatcaatatgatcaaaggagggtgccacttgcctttcttagacccacgaggaacttcggtgatgacttcgagaacgaacggctcTTAGCAGGCGATTTTACCTatgacaaacaaagcaaaacaagcaaaacaggctataaaactactgaaacagagaaagaaac from Oryza brachyantha chromosome 12, ObraRS2, whole genome shotgun sequence encodes:
- the LOC102721697 gene encoding 15-cis-zeta-carotene isomerase, chloroplastic translates to MASHLLLRLPAPPPRALVLRLPRLRVPSPPSSAAPSAPLLLGARVILSSASAIQPARARGSSIGGAGEEDSDGEADGGPPLVGEDSAVFRLGDQRVASWVYFSGILAVVLWGLNVLWIDPATGVGTRFLEAVAAVSDSHEVTMLLLTIIFAIVHSGMASLRENGERMVGARAYRVMFAAISLPLAVSTVVYFINHRYDGIQLWQVQGISGIHELVWISSFISFFFLYPSTFNLLEVAAVDKPKFHMWETGIMRITRHPQMVGQVIWCLVHTLWIGNSVAVAASVGLIGHHLFGVWNGDKRLALRYGEAFEILKNRTSVVPFAAIIDGRQKLPKDYYKEFIRLPYIAITALTLGAYFAHPLMQASSYKLPW